One Candidatus Polarisedimenticolia bacterium genomic region harbors:
- a CDS encoding ABC transporter substrate-binding protein — MRTRILAAAMLAATLAACRSRMAPPAPAPVPPTSPAPPRAPQRPEAAVPEEGGEGAFALEEPFTSVAAAKLATTSDRMLRGLAFHGLSRLAPSGAVEPELAVRWESLRGGAEWVFHLRPDTAFANGRYVEARHVAASWERLIAAPAARYAFLLEALKGFDALASGESPHAAGLILEDGLTLRVVLERPVPDLPLRLAHPALGVSAFGEDEQGVGPFEIWGTPQAQRITLRSNPEYFRGLPHLDEIAFLRGEAAKAGRIAEGSLDLAVLPRSEAPPGGPAVRLFTHAVPRTYLLGLNRSAPPFSRSDAARAFLASLDREALRGAAGAEKSFIPATLVTALSPGPRRAAAPRGAAAGPLGRLDLLVPESDAVAASLAAKLQGEILRAGGRVALHSVKLPDISGALARGEYHLFVLPFIPSSPSFLIAYEELMRWNRSIPGSLADQARTLAHVEDAGRLALGLKGLDASLQEGGYLVPLASLERRFLVRAGLCGLRHDPVGMVDWTQVWASRSPTERCE; from the coding sequence ATGCGAACCAGGATCCTGGCCGCGGCGATGCTCGCGGCGACGCTCGCCGCCTGCCGCAGCCGGATGGCTCCGCCCGCCCCGGCGCCCGTCCCGCCCACCTCGCCCGCTCCACCGCGCGCCCCCCAACGGCCCGAGGCGGCGGTGCCCGAGGAAGGCGGGGAGGGGGCCTTCGCGCTGGAGGAGCCGTTCACCTCCGTCGCCGCCGCGAAACTGGCCACGACCAGCGACCGCATGCTGCGCGGTTTGGCGTTTCACGGGCTGTCGCGTCTCGCCCCGTCGGGAGCGGTGGAGCCCGAGCTGGCGGTGCGCTGGGAAAGCCTGCGTGGGGGAGCGGAATGGGTTTTCCACCTCCGTCCTGACACCGCCTTCGCCAACGGACGCTACGTCGAAGCCCGACATGTCGCGGCTTCGTGGGAGCGGCTCATCGCCGCTCCCGCGGCCCGCTACGCCTTCCTGCTCGAGGCGCTCAAGGGATTCGACGCGCTGGCCTCCGGAGAGTCGCCCCACGCCGCGGGCCTGATCTTGGAGGACGGTCTGACCTTGCGCGTCGTGCTCGAAAGGCCGGTGCCGGATCTCCCCCTGCGGCTCGCCCATCCCGCGCTCGGGGTCTCGGCGTTCGGGGAGGACGAGCAGGGGGTCGGGCCTTTCGAGATTTGGGGGACGCCGCAAGCCCAGCGGATCACGCTGCGCAGCAATCCCGAGTATTTCCGGGGGCTGCCGCACCTCGATGAGATCGCCTTTCTCCGCGGTGAGGCGGCGAAGGCGGGCCGGATCGCCGAAGGCAGCCTCGACCTCGCGGTGCTGCCGCGCTCCGAGGCGCCGCCCGGGGGGCCGGCGGTCCGGCTCTTCACGCACGCCGTGCCGCGCACCTACCTCCTGGGGCTGAACCGTTCCGCTCCGCCGTTCTCACGCTCCGACGCGGCGCGGGCCTTCCTCGCCTCGCTGGATCGCGAAGCGCTCCGGGGAGCGGCCGGGGCGGAGAAGAGCTTCATTCCGGCGACCCTGGTGACCGCGTTGTCGCCCGGGCCGCGGCGGGCCGCGGCGCCCCGGGGAGCCGCCGCCGGCCCGCTCGGCCGCCTCGATCTTCTCGTCCCCGAGTCGGACGCCGTCGCCGCGTCGCTGGCGGCGAAGCTCCAGGGGGAGATCCTGCGCGCGGGAGGGCGGGTCGCGCTGCATTCCGTGAAGCTTCCGGACATCTCCGGGGCCCTGGCCCGCGGCGAATACCACCTTTTCGTGCTGCCCTTCATTCCGTCCAGCCCCTCTTTCCTGATCGCCTATGAGGAGCTGATGCGCTGGAACCGCTCGATCCCCGGGAGCCTCGCCGACCAGGCGAGAACGCTCGCCCATGTAGAGGATGCGGGCCGCCTGGCCCTGGGGCTCAAGGGGCTCGACGCCTCCCTTCAGGAGGGGGGGTACCTAGTACCGCTCGCCTCCCTGGAGAGGCGCTTTCTCGTCCGGGCCGGTCTGTGCGGGCTGCGTCACGATCCCGTCGGCATGGTGGATTGGACACAAGTATGGGCGAGCCGGAGCCCTACGGAGCGCTGCGAGTGA
- a CDS encoding energy transducer TonB, producing the protein MMVKRGRCLAGLAALLGFALCACGASSRPSAPAAAGERNAVLLRVYYFPLKTSGQMGNRHPALTAFLHSGSLPGGQDGPAQLASLKAGFTLPDLGFQFSDAASPEAGKEVVLRMGFGEQIQIRVGPLTRTDASAYSSEFVFTFGHREALRQTIPFKSGQALLFAGHLDASLPILSVITLEIAAFPAGADLPLQNFLDRARKDRQDFAPPPPQQRAREPYLPGVGDVTLPELVTSSVALYPDAARSEKLDGQVIVEVTVDREGRATEPRILVSTSPIFEPAALEAAKTYRYRPALKNGTPVAVTMNLVMIFKYTAGTTR; encoded by the coding sequence ATGATGGTGAAACGTGGCCGATGTCTTGCCGGACTCGCGGCGCTGCTTGGGTTCGCGCTGTGCGCCTGCGGGGCCTCGTCGCGCCCGTCCGCCCCGGCGGCGGCCGGCGAGCGGAACGCCGTTCTTCTGCGCGTCTATTACTTTCCCTTGAAAACCAGCGGGCAGATGGGGAATCGCCACCCGGCGCTGACGGCGTTCCTCCACTCCGGGTCGCTGCCCGGCGGACAGGATGGACCGGCTCAGCTGGCATCGCTCAAGGCGGGGTTCACGCTGCCCGATCTCGGATTCCAGTTCAGCGACGCCGCCAGCCCCGAGGCGGGCAAGGAAGTGGTCCTGCGGATGGGATTCGGCGAGCAGATTCAGATCCGCGTGGGGCCCTTGACCCGAACCGATGCGTCGGCCTATTCGTCCGAGTTCGTCTTCACCTTCGGCCACCGGGAAGCCTTGCGCCAGACGATTCCCTTCAAGTCGGGGCAGGCGCTCCTCTTCGCGGGACATCTGGACGCGAGCCTCCCCATCCTTTCGGTCATCACGCTGGAGATCGCCGCCTTCCCCGCCGGCGCCGATCTGCCGCTGCAGAACTTCCTCGATCGAGCCAGAAAGGACCGCCAGGATTTCGCGCCGCCGCCCCCCCAGCAGAGGGCCCGGGAGCCTTACCTCCCCGGCGTCGGAGACGTCACCCTTCCCGAGCTCGTCACGAGCTCGGTCGCCCTCTACCCCGACGCGGCGCGATCGGAGAAGCTCGACGGGCAGGTGATCGTCGAGGTGACGGTGGATCGGGAAGGACGCGCCACGGAGCCGAGAATCCTGGTCTCCACGTCGCCGATTTTCGAGCCGGCGGCGCTGGAAGCCGCGAAGACCTACCGATACCGCCCCGCCCTGAAGAACGGCACGCCGGTGGCGGTCACGATGAATCTCGTGATGATCTTCAAGTACACAGCGGGCACCACTCGCTAA
- a CDS encoding arginase family protein, producing MNLAVLGVPSSIGARHAGSEKAPAALRRAGLLEKLRSAGHDVADREDQELVVFRPDVDPARAKQQNLPAVAKTARGVAARVEAALREGRRPLVLGGDCTIALGSVAGLSRFHPDPGLVYLDRDAELNTPQTTRSGILDGMVIAHLLGRGAPELSRLSGQSPMLRPGRLALLGVGRLDPQEIPIFEALPALRMRSDDLVRLGSAAAAKETLQRLGGSGAFFVHLDVDVLDGEAIPAVDLPAAGGLALSEAAAFLSILSGDPGFAGLEVTNYNPDRDASGVAARKLVDLLAAGFAPPA from the coding sequence ATGAATCTGGCCGTCCTGGGCGTTCCCTCCAGCATCGGCGCGCGCCATGCGGGGTCCGAGAAAGCTCCCGCGGCCCTCCGGCGGGCGGGACTCCTCGAGAAGCTCAGGAGCGCGGGACACGACGTGGCGGATCGGGAGGACCAGGAGCTCGTCGTTTTCCGGCCCGACGTCGATCCCGCCCGCGCCAAGCAGCAGAACCTTCCCGCAGTGGCGAAAACGGCCCGGGGCGTCGCGGCGCGCGTGGAAGCGGCGCTGCGCGAGGGGCGGCGCCCGCTGGTCCTCGGGGGCGATTGCACGATCGCGCTGGGAAGCGTGGCCGGCTTGTCCCGATTCCACCCCGACCCGGGATTGGTCTACCTCGATCGGGACGCGGAGCTGAACACCCCCCAGACGACCCGGTCGGGAATCCTGGACGGGATGGTGATCGCTCACCTTCTCGGGCGCGGCGCCCCCGAGCTCTCCCGCCTTTCGGGGCAATCTCCGATGCTGCGCCCGGGACGCCTCGCCCTGCTCGGCGTCGGCCGGCTGGATCCGCAGGAGATCCCGATCTTCGAGGCCCTTCCGGCGCTGCGGATGCGCTCCGACGACCTCGTCCGCCTGGGATCGGCCGCGGCCGCGAAGGAGACGCTGCAGCGGCTGGGGGGCTCCGGCGCCTTTTTCGTCCATCTCGACGTCGACGTGCTGGACGGGGAGGCGATTCCCGCCGTCGACCTGCCGGCTGCCGGCGGCCTGGCGCTGTCGGAGGCCGCGGCCTTCCTGTCGATCCTCTCCGGCGATCCCGGTTTCGCCGGCCTGGAAGTGACCAACTACAATCCGGACCGGGACGCGAGCGGAGTGGCGGCGCGGAAGCTCGTCGATCTCCTCGCGGCCGGCTTCGCGCCGCCGGCCTGA
- a CDS encoding High-affinity nickel transporter → METALLAGWLAGAVHVLSGADHLAALAPLSVEAGRRAWRAGLRWGLGHSSGVLLVGAAAFLLRGAVDLDSISGWGERIVGIVLVALGLWGFRRLFRDRLHSHTHDHAGRVHAHFHVHGPAAAHESPQAHLHSHTAFAVGTLHGIAGTSHLFGLLPALALPTPEATWSYLAGFGGGTIAAMTLFAGILGWATPRRSADGLRAYRGLLAVASSLTLLVGLGWILFPWLGISS, encoded by the coding sequence ATGGAAACCGCCTTACTGGCAGGATGGCTGGCGGGAGCTGTTCACGTCCTCTCCGGGGCCGATCACCTGGCGGCCCTGGCGCCCTTGTCGGTCGAGGCGGGGCGGCGCGCCTGGCGCGCGGGCCTGCGCTGGGGGCTCGGGCATTCCTCGGGCGTGTTGCTCGTGGGCGCCGCCGCGTTCCTTCTGCGCGGCGCTGTCGACCTCGATTCGATCTCCGGCTGGGGCGAGCGCATCGTGGGAATCGTCCTCGTCGCCCTCGGGCTCTGGGGATTCCGCCGCCTGTTCCGCGACCGCCTCCACAGCCACACCCACGATCACGCCGGCCGCGTGCACGCCCATTTCCACGTCCATGGCCCCGCCGCCGCGCATGAATCGCCCCAAGCGCACCTCCACAGCCACACCGCCTTCGCCGTGGGGACGCTGCATGGGATCGCCGGGACTTCGCACCTATTCGGATTGCTTCCGGCCCTCGCGCTTCCGACTCCTGAAGCGACCTGGTCGTATCTGGCCGGCTTCGGCGGGGGGACGATCGCGGCGATGACGCTGTTCGCGGGAATCCTGGGATGGGCCACGCCGCGTCGAAGCGCCGACGGGCTGCGCGCCTACCGCGGCCTCCTGGCCGTCGCCTCCAGCCTCACCCTGCTCGTTGGCCTCGGCTGGATCCTCTTTCCCTGGCTCGGCATCTCTTCTTAG
- a CDS encoding MFS transporter, with the protein MSSEGAGFFHPSRPGFRFTVLFFVGLLPLGSYFAYDTIGAMAPTLIEAWHTNRQSIGWLYTVYSLAAIPSLLVGGLLIDRMGTRRSSLLFSALVVIGAAIVAASDSFGMAALGRAIFGAGSETLIVVQSAILARWFRDRELALSFGITLSLARLGTLFSFNTVSLIAVRSGWKLAFWIAAGLCVASLLSNVVYFFLDRRGERVLRLHDEGGGDKIVVGDIVRFRPAYWYTVVLCVTFYSAIFPFTDLSTDFFHDKWGLPLAAEETGSFLQGVFSNFLHMFSTAPGTTSIIIFASMICAPFAGGLVDRIGKRTALMILGSLLLVLSYLLLGFTRIPPYGPMMILGAAFVLVPAALWPAVPLLVEKERTGTAYGTMTMLQNIGLALFPWLNGRLRDTTHTYTASMLMFASLGIVGLIFAWLLRRADRSAGSILDRGKVA; encoded by the coding sequence ATGAGCAGCGAAGGCGCCGGCTTTTTCCATCCGTCGCGACCGGGATTCCGTTTCACCGTCCTCTTCTTCGTCGGGCTGTTGCCGCTCGGCAGCTATTTCGCGTACGACACCATCGGGGCGATGGCCCCGACGTTGATCGAGGCGTGGCACACCAACCGCCAGTCGATCGGGTGGCTGTACACCGTTTACAGCCTGGCGGCGATCCCGTCGCTGCTCGTCGGCGGCCTCCTGATCGATCGGATGGGGACGCGGCGCTCCAGCCTCCTCTTCTCGGCGCTCGTCGTGATCGGGGCGGCGATCGTGGCCGCCTCGGACAGCTTCGGGATGGCGGCGCTGGGGCGCGCCATCTTCGGGGCCGGGTCCGAGACGCTGATCGTCGTCCAGAGCGCCATCCTGGCGCGCTGGTTCCGGGACCGCGAGCTGGCGCTGTCCTTCGGCATCACGCTCTCCCTGGCCCGACTCGGCACCCTCTTCAGCTTCAACACCGTCTCGCTCATCGCCGTGCGCAGCGGCTGGAAGCTGGCCTTCTGGATCGCCGCCGGCCTCTGTGTGGCGAGCCTCCTGAGCAACGTCGTCTACTTCTTCCTCGACCGTCGCGGCGAGCGGGTCCTCCGGCTCCACGACGAAGGGGGCGGCGACAAGATCGTGGTGGGCGACATCGTCCGCTTCCGGCCCGCCTACTGGTACACGGTCGTCCTCTGCGTGACCTTCTACTCGGCCATCTTCCCGTTCACCGATCTCTCGACCGACTTCTTCCACGACAAGTGGGGCCTGCCGCTCGCGGCGGAGGAGACGGGAAGCTTCCTGCAGGGCGTCTTCAGCAATTTCCTCCACATGTTCTCCACGGCGCCCGGCACCACCTCGATCATCATCTTCGCCTCGATGATCTGCGCCCCCTTCGCCGGCGGGCTCGTGGACCGGATCGGCAAGAGGACGGCGCTGATGATCCTCGGCTCCCTGCTCCTGGTTCTCAGCTACCTCCTCCTGGGGTTCACGCGAATCCCTCCCTACGGCCCCATGATGATCCTGGGGGCCGCCTTTGTGCTCGTGCCGGCGGCGCTCTGGCCGGCGGTGCCGCTGCTGGTCGAGAAGGAGCGGACAGGGACCGCCTACGGCACGATGACCATGCTCCAGAACATCGGCCTGGCGCTGTTTCCCTGGCTGAACGGCCGGCTGAGGGACACCACCCACACCTACACGGCGAGCATGCTTATGTTCGCGTCGCTCGGCATCGTGGGCCTGATCTTCGCCTGGCTCCTGCGCCGCGCCGACCGCTCGGCCGGATCGATCCTGGATCGCGGCAAGGTAGCCTAG
- the recR gene encoding recombination mediator RecR encodes MDYADPIERLVQALKRLPGIGQKSAQRLAFAILHQPREEALALAAAVTEVKDKIRLCSQCCHITDVDPCRFCADEGRDRSSICVVEEPNNLLAIEKTREYRGLYHVLHGSLSPLRGVGPEDLKIEPLLARIGAGGIQEIILATNPTVEGEQTAAYLSRLLKPLGVRTSRIAIGIPVGSEIEYTDEVTMSKALEGRREI; translated from the coding sequence ATGGACTACGCCGATCCGATCGAGCGTCTCGTGCAGGCGCTCAAGCGCCTGCCCGGCATCGGCCAGAAATCGGCCCAGCGGCTCGCTTTTGCAATTCTCCACCAGCCCCGCGAGGAGGCGCTCGCCCTGGCCGCCGCCGTCACCGAGGTGAAGGACAAGATCCGGCTCTGCTCCCAGTGCTGTCACATCACCGACGTCGACCCTTGCCGCTTCTGCGCCGACGAAGGCCGCGATCGGAGCTCGATCTGCGTCGTCGAGGAGCCCAACAACCTGCTGGCGATCGAGAAGACGCGCGAATACCGGGGCCTGTATCACGTCCTGCACGGGTCCCTCTCGCCCCTCCGCGGCGTCGGGCCCGAAGACCTCAAGATCGAGCCGCTGCTCGCGCGCATCGGCGCCGGCGGAATCCAGGAGATCATCCTGGCGACGAACCCGACGGTCGAGGGCGAGCAGACGGCGGCCTACCTCTCGCGCCTCCTCAAGCCGCTGGGCGTCCGGACCAGCCGCATCGCCATCGGCATTCCGGTGGGCTCCGAGATCGAGTACACCGACGAAGTGACGATGTCCAAAGCGCTGGAGGGTCGGCGCGAGATCTAG
- a CDS encoding YbaB/EbfC family nucleoid-associated protein, translating to MVDINAIMKQAQKMQERLQKQLAEMRVDGAAGGGMVTVTMSGTKQVLAVKISPEIFASGDAEMLEDLILAAVNVATQKVDEAVQQELGGLAGGMKIPGLF from the coding sequence ATGGTCGACATCAACGCCATCATGAAACAGGCCCAAAAGATGCAGGAGCGGCTCCAGAAGCAGCTCGCCGAGATGCGCGTCGACGGAGCCGCCGGCGGCGGCATGGTCACCGTGACGATGAGCGGGACGAAGCAGGTCCTCGCCGTCAAGATCTCCCCGGAGATCTTCGCCTCGGGCGATGCCGAGATGCTCGAGGATCTCATCCTGGCGGCGGTGAACGTGGCGACCCAGAAGGTGGACGAAGCGGTCCAGCAGGAGCTGGGAGGCCTGGCCGGCGGGATGAAGATTCCGGGACTCTTCTGA
- the dnaX gene encoding DNA polymerase III subunit gamma/tau, protein MPYQVLALKYRPQTFDEVVGQRAVVQTLKNSLEGSRIAHAYLFSGVRGVGKTSVARLLAKALNCVNGPTVRPCNVCSSCVEIAASSSLDVLEIDGASNNSVDDVRDLRETVRYAPSRDRYRIFIIDEVHMLSSSAFNALLKTLEEPPPRVVFIFATTEHRKIPVTILSRCQHFEFRKIARREIAAHLGRVCAAEAVSISPHALDLIARLADGSLRDAQSALDQVIAYSGSAVKDEDVRTILGVLDREILLAFMEKIAAKDPAALLELIDRVLETGHDPVLFLNSLMEQARDLLLLKVAADSPKTLELAEEDRAAMAPLAPRFSEEDLLRIMDGVAREEGRIRFSAQPRYLLEALAVRLCHLADLTPLEDLLARFPEEDEPVAPRMPPAADPPRGASAAAPSEPPSPRPVAEPVAAGETPAGGAVPPAPPADPGEVRRQVEAILERVDRERSTLGGFLSHAAFFDLEDSAFVISLPEDKAVFRASIERKEYLSFLRDTIAAVTGRRLEVKIRLARPAPAPEIAAPAAAGEARDSKRKQLLEEAHRSPVVKSFLDLFQGEISDIEEV, encoded by the coding sequence ATGCCCTATCAGGTCCTGGCCCTCAAGTACCGGCCCCAGACCTTCGACGAGGTCGTGGGGCAGCGGGCGGTCGTCCAGACTCTCAAGAACTCCCTCGAGGGGAGCCGCATCGCGCACGCCTATCTCTTCTCGGGGGTGCGCGGCGTCGGCAAGACCAGCGTCGCCCGCCTGCTCGCCAAAGCGCTGAACTGCGTGAATGGCCCGACGGTGCGGCCGTGCAACGTCTGCTCCTCCTGCGTCGAAATCGCCGCCTCGTCGTCGCTGGACGTCCTGGAGATCGACGGCGCCTCCAACAACAGCGTGGACGATGTGCGGGACCTCCGCGAGACGGTGCGCTACGCCCCCTCGCGGGATCGCTACCGGATCTTCATCATCGACGAAGTCCACATGCTCTCGAGCTCGGCGTTCAATGCGCTGCTGAAGACCCTCGAGGAGCCCCCTCCCCGCGTCGTCTTCATCTTCGCGACCACCGAGCATCGCAAGATCCCGGTGACGATTCTCTCCCGCTGCCAGCACTTCGAGTTCCGCAAGATCGCCCGCCGCGAGATCGCCGCGCACCTCGGCAGGGTGTGCGCCGCCGAGGCGGTCTCCATCTCGCCGCACGCTCTCGATCTGATCGCCCGCCTGGCCGACGGATCGCTGCGGGACGCCCAGAGCGCCCTCGACCAGGTGATCGCCTACTCGGGATCCGCGGTGAAGGACGAGGACGTGCGCACGATTCTCGGGGTGCTGGATCGCGAGATCCTGCTCGCTTTCATGGAGAAGATCGCCGCGAAGGACCCGGCGGCGCTCCTCGAGCTGATCGACCGCGTCCTGGAGACGGGGCACGACCCGGTGCTGTTCCTGAACAGCCTGATGGAGCAGGCGCGCGACCTTCTCCTTCTCAAGGTGGCAGCCGACTCCCCGAAGACGCTCGAGCTCGCCGAGGAGGACCGGGCGGCGATGGCCCCGCTCGCCCCGCGCTTCTCCGAGGAAGACCTCCTGCGGATCATGGACGGCGTGGCGCGCGAGGAGGGAAGGATCCGCTTCTCGGCGCAGCCGAGATACCTCCTGGAGGCGCTGGCGGTGCGCCTGTGCCATCTCGCCGACCTCACGCCCCTGGAAGACCTGCTGGCCCGTTTCCCCGAGGAGGACGAACCCGTCGCTCCGAGGATGCCGCCCGCGGCCGATCCGCCGCGCGGGGCCTCCGCGGCCGCCCCGTCCGAGCCGCCCTCGCCCCGGCCCGTGGCGGAGCCGGTCGCGGCCGGCGAGACCCCGGCGGGGGGCGCGGTGCCGCCCGCTCCGCCGGCCGATCCCGGCGAAGTCCGCCGGCAGGTCGAGGCGATCCTGGAGCGCGTCGATCGCGAGCGCAGCACCCTGGGCGGCTTCCTCAGCCATGCCGCTTTTTTCGATCTGGAGGACTCCGCCTTCGTGATCTCGCTGCCCGAGGACAAGGCCGTCTTCCGGGCGAGCATCGAGCGGAAGGAATACCTTTCCTTCCTGCGCGACACGATCGCGGCCGTCACCGGCAGGCGTCTGGAAGTGAAGATCCGGCTGGCGCGGCCGGCGCCCGCGCCGGAGATCGCGGCTCCCGCCGCCGCGGGCGAGGCCCGCGACTCGAAGCGGAAGCAGCTCCTGGAGGAGGCGCATCGCTCCCCCGTGGTGAAGTCCTTCCTGGATCTCTTCCAGGGGGAGATCAGCGACATCGAGGAGGTGTAG
- a CDS encoding DUF4412 domain-containing protein → MKSTAVLVSIALALSPALAFADLTLKGSGSGSGLGMSASGETAIYIKGGRMRSDWTQGAKSQSMILDLDHQRMIVLDHAKKKAEVFDLAKIAADLKAIPDGDMKVEIKPTGKTRSILGRTCQEFLLRVVVPYADPSGMSVDTILSGPAWIAKDSPGASDYRSFYLKAAEKGLFFNHPAAAKAQPGRAKGTTALYKELAKLGVPYASDIRVDFQGTGLLAQMMSKMGEMKSGSTVSQVSTAPLPDHLFEEPAGYKIKAK, encoded by the coding sequence ATGAAATCGACCGCCGTTCTCGTCTCGATCGCTCTGGCCCTGTCTCCCGCCCTGGCCTTCGCCGACCTCACGCTGAAGGGCAGCGGGAGCGGCAGCGGCCTCGGCATGTCGGCCTCCGGAGAGACCGCGATCTACATCAAGGGCGGCAGGATGCGAAGCGACTGGACCCAGGGCGCCAAGTCGCAGAGCATGATCCTGGATCTGGATCACCAGCGGATGATCGTCCTGGACCACGCCAAGAAGAAGGCGGAAGTGTTCGATCTCGCCAAGATCGCCGCCGATCTCAAGGCCATCCCGGACGGCGACATGAAGGTCGAGATCAAGCCGACGGGAAAGACCCGCTCCATCCTGGGAAGGACCTGCCAGGAGTTCCTCCTGCGCGTCGTCGTCCCCTACGCCGATCCCTCCGGCATGAGCGTCGACACGATCCTCAGCGGACCCGCCTGGATCGCCAAGGACTCCCCCGGAGCGTCCGACTATCGCTCGTTCTACCTCAAGGCGGCCGAAAAGGGGCTGTTCTTCAACCATCCCGCGGCGGCGAAAGCCCAGCCGGGGCGCGCCAAAGGGACGACGGCGCTCTACAAGGAGCTGGCGAAGCTCGGCGTTCCCTACGCCAGCGACATCCGCGTCGACTTCCAGGGAACCGGCCTGCTCGCCCAGATGATGAGCAAGATGGGCGAGATGAAGAGCGGCTCCACCGTCTCGCAGGTCTCCACGGCGCCGCTCCCCGACCACCTCTTCGAGGAGCCCGCCGGCTACAAGATCAAGGCCAAATAG
- a CDS encoding DUF3137 domain-containing protein, which translates to MEAPATIARVPLPSLYEEALSPALRELDRQARRFSAFLSAATILAAPPALLAAWRLHLRHPDGERWVLPLGAVLFGHLFARMGFDGWWKRRFKRRVLAPFVAASQDGVRYEPDGFVAAEVFHSSRLFPLQADDYRGEDRMSGTDGEVRFELSEIRARHCVKRWSPLKRIDREAWVPLFRGLFFVADFSKGMEGTTLVLPRAAGALREEVVKAIRREGRGKRETVELEDPEFRRVFEVIADDQVQARYLLSPGLMSRLLEFQRDRREPFALSLTAGKVFLALFTSQDLCKPIPPREVREALASPDARKAILGRLGATSQDLRFGRDLVEELRLNVRIWSRPDKEDSR; encoded by the coding sequence ATGGAAGCGCCGGCGACGATCGCGCGGGTGCCGCTCCCGTCGCTTTACGAGGAAGCCCTCTCTCCCGCGCTGCGGGAGCTGGACCGCCAGGCGCGCCGCTTCAGCGCCTTTCTGAGCGCCGCGACGATCCTGGCCGCCCCGCCGGCGCTCCTCGCCGCCTGGCGGCTCCACCTCCGGCATCCCGACGGGGAGCGCTGGGTCCTTCCCCTCGGCGCCGTCCTTTTCGGCCATCTGTTCGCGCGGATGGGCTTCGACGGCTGGTGGAAGCGGCGCTTCAAGCGCCGGGTCCTGGCGCCGTTCGTCGCCGCCTCCCAGGACGGCGTCCGTTACGAGCCGGACGGCTTCGTCGCGGCGGAGGTCTTTCACTCGTCCCGCCTGTTTCCGCTGCAGGCCGACGATTATCGCGGGGAGGATAGGATGTCGGGCACCGACGGCGAGGTGCGGTTCGAGCTCTCGGAGATTCGCGCCCGGCACTGCGTCAAGCGCTGGTCGCCGCTCAAGCGCATCGACCGGGAGGCATGGGTGCCGCTCTTCCGGGGACTCTTCTTCGTCGCGGACTTCAGCAAGGGGATGGAGGGGACGACCCTCGTCCTGCCGCGCGCCGCCGGAGCGCTGCGGGAGGAAGTGGTGAAGGCGATTCGCCGGGAAGGCCGCGGGAAGCGGGAGACGGTGGAGCTGGAGGATCCGGAATTCCGGCGGGTCTTCGAGGTGATCGCGGACGATCAGGTGCAGGCGCGCTACCTCCTCTCCCCCGGCCTGATGAGCCGGCTCTTGGAGTTCCAGCGGGACCGCCGGGAACCCTTCGCCCTATCGCTCACCGCGGGAAAGGTGTTCTTGGCCCTGTTCACCTCCCAGGACCTCTGCAAGCCGATCCCGCCGCGCGAAGTCCGGGAAGCGCTGGCGAGCCCGGACGCCAGGAAAGCGATCCTCGGGCGCCTCGGGGCCACCTCGCAGGATCTCCGCTTCGGCCGCGATCTCGTGGAGGAGCTGCGTTTGAACGTTCGCATCTGGTCGCGTCCCGACAAGGAGGATTCACGATGA
- a CDS encoding LemA family protein produces the protein MTIAAWAPAILFAAVLLGLASLVHLRNHLVRLKNQVANALASVDAMLKKRHDLIPNLVAAVQGFMGHEREIFTRITELRAAALARKLPPPERLALEESLSRELAGLTVAVENYPQLRSNENVLQLQQALNEAEEQIAASRRFYNSAVTEYNVALQTFPSNLVASMLAYRSETPFQASEAERQVPEVGRLLGR, from the coding sequence ATGACGATCGCGGCCTGGGCTCCCGCCATCCTCTTCGCCGCCGTCCTGCTCGGACTGGCCTCGCTGGTGCACCTGCGGAACCATCTGGTGCGGCTCAAGAACCAGGTCGCGAACGCCCTGGCGAGCGTCGACGCGATGTTGAAGAAGCGCCACGATCTGATCCCGAACCTCGTCGCCGCCGTTCAGGGCTTCATGGGCCACGAGCGGGAGATTTTCACGCGCATCACCGAGCTGCGTGCCGCGGCCCTGGCCCGCAAGCTCCCGCCGCCGGAGAGGCTGGCGCTGGAAGAGTCTCTCTCCCGCGAGCTCGCGGGGCTCACCGTGGCTGTGGAGAACTATCCCCAGCTGCGGAGCAACGAGAACGTGCTGCAGCTCCAGCAGGCCCTCAACGAGGCGGAAGAGCAGATCGCCGCCTCCCGGCGCTTCTACAACAGCGCCGTCACCGAATACAACGTCGCGCTGCAGACCTTCCCCTCCAACCTGGTCGCCTCGATGCTGGCCTACCGCTCCGAAACGCCGTTCCAGGCCTCCGAGGCGGAGCGTCAGGTCCCCGAGGTCGGCCGCCTCCTGGGCCGCTAG